A genomic segment from Actinoplanes sichuanensis encodes:
- a CDS encoding GntR family transcriptional regulator, giving the protein MPMPPLEIDRTSPVPIYFQLGRRLEEAIDRGELVPGERLPTEIELAETLDISRPTIRRAIEELVSKGLLTRKRGVGTRVTDVQVRRRVALTSLYDDLAAAGRQPQTTVLRFDRDCVDRHAARMLGLPATERLVHCERLRLADGVPLAVLRNWLPPRFADLTVEALNNRSLYRMMAEWNGRPSVAKQRITAKAATPAQARLLDIGQHTPLISMQRTSFDSTGATVEYSDNLYRADHYAIEVTVFNR; this is encoded by the coding sequence ATGCCCATGCCACCTCTCGAGATCGACCGCACCAGTCCCGTACCCATCTACTTCCAACTCGGCCGGCGCCTCGAAGAGGCCATCGACCGTGGCGAGCTCGTGCCGGGCGAACGCCTGCCCACCGAGATCGAGCTCGCTGAGACATTGGACATCTCCCGGCCCACCATCCGCCGGGCCATCGAAGAACTCGTCAGCAAAGGGCTACTCACCCGCAAACGTGGCGTCGGCACCCGGGTCACCGACGTGCAGGTGCGCCGACGGGTCGCGCTGACCAGTCTGTACGACGATCTCGCGGCGGCCGGGCGGCAGCCGCAGACCACCGTGCTGCGCTTCGACCGCGACTGCGTGGACCGGCACGCCGCCCGGATGCTGGGGCTGCCCGCCACCGAACGGCTCGTGCACTGCGAACGGCTACGCCTGGCCGACGGGGTGCCGCTCGCCGTGCTGCGCAACTGGCTGCCACCCCGGTTCGCCGACCTGACGGTCGAGGCCCTCAACAACCGCAGCCTCTACCGGATGATGGCCGAATGGAACGGCCGGCCGTCCGTCGCCAAGCAGCGGATCACGGCCAAGGCGGCGACGCCCGCGCAGGCCCGGCTGCTGGACATCGGGCAGCACACGCCGCTGATCAGCATGCAGCGCACGTCGTTCGACAGCACCGGCGCCACCGTCGAATACTCCGACAACCTGTACCGGGCCGACCACTACGCCATCGAGGTGACCGTCTTCAACCGCTGA